From Streptomyces zhihengii, the proteins below share one genomic window:
- a CDS encoding bifunctional phosphatase PAP2/diacylglycerol kinase family protein, whose protein sequence is MADLHRQSTGSRETSGLRALLSSWDRQVFTGVASREWPGAEPVLPRLSRSANHGLLWFGAAAGIAALGRDARSRRAAVRGVASLAVASAVINTVGKRSVRRARPLLDAVPVMRQLKRQPFTTSFPSGHAASAAAFATGVALESKGWGAVVAPVAASVAFSRVYTGVHYPSDVLVGTALGVGAALAVRGAVPTRSQMPAPGRPREHAPALPGGEGMVVVVNRESGSADCAPAVRTALPLSEVVECAPDELPVELAKAAGSARALGIVGGDGTVNLAATIAATHRLPLAVFPGGTLNHFAYDLGIESVVDTCRAVEAGEAVGVDLGRFRPGPGGRPDPGYFVNTFSLGVYPELVRIRERWSPRIGSWPAGILAAGRVLRGEHPLEAEIEGRRRPMWLLFAGNGVYKGVGPTPGHRHNLADGLLDIRVVHGGRLPGLRLLGAALAGKLNRSPVHAARRLHRLRIGGLAPGTLLAYDGEVAEAPRDLVVDKVVDALTVYRPQRLL, encoded by the coding sequence ATGGCAGACCTTCACAGACAGTCCACGGGCTCCCGCGAGACCTCCGGCCTGCGCGCCCTGCTGAGCTCCTGGGACAGGCAGGTCTTCACCGGCGTGGCCTCGCGCGAGTGGCCCGGCGCCGAGCCGGTGCTGCCCCGGCTGAGCAGGAGCGCCAACCACGGGCTGCTGTGGTTCGGCGCCGCGGCGGGCATCGCGGCGCTGGGCCGCGACGCGCGCTCCCGGCGGGCGGCGGTGCGGGGCGTGGCCTCGCTGGCCGTGGCCTCGGCCGTGATCAACACCGTGGGCAAGCGGTCCGTGCGCCGCGCCCGGCCGCTGCTGGACGCGGTGCCGGTGATGCGGCAGCTCAAGCGCCAGCCGTTCACCACGTCCTTCCCCTCCGGGCACGCCGCTTCGGCCGCGGCGTTCGCGACCGGTGTCGCGCTGGAGTCGAAGGGGTGGGGTGCGGTGGTCGCGCCGGTCGCGGCGTCGGTGGCGTTCTCACGGGTGTACACGGGTGTGCACTATCCGAGTGACGTCCTGGTGGGCACGGCGCTCGGCGTGGGCGCCGCGCTCGCCGTACGGGGCGCCGTGCCGACCCGTTCGCAGATGCCCGCGCCGGGCCGGCCCCGTGAGCACGCTCCCGCGCTGCCCGGCGGCGAGGGCATGGTCGTGGTGGTGAACCGGGAATCGGGCTCGGCGGACTGCGCCCCGGCGGTGCGGACGGCGCTGCCGCTGTCGGAGGTCGTCGAGTGCGCGCCGGACGAGCTGCCGGTCGAGCTGGCGAAGGCGGCGGGGAGCGCGCGGGCCCTCGGCATCGTCGGCGGCGACGGGACGGTCAACCTGGCCGCCACCATCGCCGCGACCCACCGGCTGCCGCTGGCCGTCTTCCCCGGCGGCACGCTCAACCACTTCGCGTACGACCTGGGCATAGAGTCCGTCGTCGACACCTGCCGGGCCGTCGAGGCCGGCGAGGCGGTCGGGGTGGACCTCGGGCGCTTCCGCCCCGGCCCGGGGGGCCGGCCCGATCCGGGCTACTTCGTCAACACGTTCAGCCTGGGGGTCTACCCGGAGCTGGTGCGGATCCGTGAGCGCTGGTCGCCCCGGATCGGCTCCTGGCCGGCGGGCATCCTGGCGGCGGGGCGGGTGCTGCGCGGCGAACACCCGCTGGAGGCCGAGATCGAGGGCAGGCGCCGGCCGATGTGGCTGCTCTTCGCGGGGAACGGCGTCTACAAGGGGGTCGGCCCCACCCCCGGGCACCGGCACAACCTCGCCGACGGGCTGCTCGACATCCGGGTGGTGCACGGCGGGCGGCTGCCCGGTCTCCGTCTGCTCGGCGCGGCGCTCGCCGGCAAGCTGAACCGCTCCCCCGTGCACGCCGCCCGCCGGCTGCACCGGCTGCGCATCGGCGGCCTCGCCCCCGGCACACTGCTCGCCTACGACGGCGAAGTGGCCGAGGCCCCGCGGGACCTGGTCGTGGACAAGGTCGTCGACGCGCTGACGGTCTACCGGCCGCAGCGTCTGCTGTAG
- a CDS encoding glycosyltransferase: protein MRILIVTAGSRGDVAPFTGLGRRLRDAGHEVAVAAHPSFAALVTGCGLVHRPVPGDPQELLRAWSRAASREETRALTRAYADGLADGVADAVAAGTDLVLTAFGPAPLSRTAGAAFGVPVAGTYLTPAFATARFALPGARNSDGTGPRDRLAAGRAVLARAEGVFAGAVARLRDRFGLPDGTPSAAGDLRPVFHGYSPLVVPRPGDWPSGVGVSGYWWPARPDGWRPPAELADFLGAGPPPVFIGFGSMAPGEGERLGELVTSAVRRAGVRAVVQAGWAGLNGSGSGSDVLAIGDVPHDWLFPRTAAVVHHAGAGTTGAGLRAGVPALPVPVMADQPFWASRLCELGVAPRALPFHDLTAEALADAIGACVSEPSHRHRATALARRITAEDGTAPVLAHIEGRAPAGAG from the coding sequence ATGCGGATTCTGATCGTCACCGCCGGTTCCCGGGGCGACGTCGCGCCCTTCACCGGCCTCGGCCGGCGCCTGCGCGACGCGGGCCACGAGGTGGCCGTGGCCGCCCACCCGTCGTTCGCCGCCCTCGTCACCGGGTGCGGCCTCGTCCACCGCCCGGTGCCGGGCGACCCCCAGGAGCTGCTCCGGGCCTGGTCCCGGGCCGCGTCACGGGAGGAGACCCGGGCGCTGACGCGGGCCTACGCGGACGGCCTGGCCGACGGGGTGGCGGACGCCGTCGCGGCCGGCACCGACCTGGTGCTCACCGCGTTCGGCCCGGCGCCGCTCAGCAGGACGGCCGGGGCGGCGTTCGGCGTCCCCGTCGCCGGCACCTACCTCACCCCGGCGTTCGCCACCGCCCGGTTCGCGCTGCCCGGCGCGCGGAACTCCGACGGCACCGGTCCGCGCGACCGTCTCGCCGCGGGCCGGGCGGTGCTGGCACGGGCCGAAGGGGTCTTCGCGGGCGCCGTGGCCCGGTTGCGCGACCGCTTCGGGCTGCCCGACGGCACGCCCTCGGCGGCCGGAGACCTCCGGCCGGTCTTCCACGGCTACAGCCCGCTGGTGGTGCCGCGTCCAGGCGACTGGCCGTCCGGGGTCGGGGTGAGCGGCTACTGGTGGCCCGCCCGGCCGGACGGCTGGCGGCCCCCGGCCGAGCTGGCCGACTTCCTCGGCGCCGGACCGCCCCCGGTGTTCATCGGCTTCGGCAGCATGGCCCCGGGCGAGGGCGAGCGGCTCGGGGAACTGGTGACCTCGGCGGTGCGGCGCGCGGGGGTGCGGGCGGTCGTCCAGGCGGGGTGGGCCGGGCTGAACGGCTCCGGCTCCGGCTCCGACGTGCTGGCGATCGGTGACGTCCCGCACGACTGGCTGTTCCCCCGGACCGCCGCCGTCGTCCACCACGCGGGGGCGGGCACCACCGGGGCCGGTCTGCGCGCCGGGGTGCCCGCGCTGCCGGTGCCCGTCATGGCCGACCAGCCGTTCTGGGCGTCCCGGCTGTGCGAGCTGGGCGTGGCGCCGCGGGCTCTGCCGTTCCACGACCTCACCGCCGAAGCCCTCGCCGACGCGATCGGGGCCTGTGTGTCGGAGCCCTCCCACCGCCACCGCGCGACCGCACTCGCCCGCCGCATCACCGCGGAGGACGGCACCGCCCCGGTCCTCGCCCACATCGAGGGGCGCGCCCCGGCGGGGGCGGGCTGA
- a CDS encoding phosphatase domain-containing protein yields the protein MGETWDEHVAGVLRLPSGRLIRGRGLRRPLPEGPPPDFAVYLLDRPPPPAGWEARLLRWPDFLLPRDRDEARELLGEAWRRCAAERVEVACGGGRGRTGTALACIAVLDGVPPDAAVAYVRAHYDRHAVETPWQRRYVRRFRER from the coding sequence GTGGGAGAGACCTGGGACGAGCACGTGGCCGGGGTGCTGCGCCTGCCCTCCGGGCGCCTGATCCGCGGCCGCGGCCTCCGCCGCCCCCTGCCGGAAGGGCCGCCGCCGGACTTCGCGGTGTACCTGCTCGACCGGCCGCCCCCGCCGGCCGGCTGGGAGGCGCGCCTGCTGCGCTGGCCCGACTTCCTGCTGCCCCGTGACCGTGACGAGGCCCGGGAGTTGCTCGGCGAGGCATGGCGGCGCTGCGCGGCGGAACGGGTCGAGGTCGCCTGCGGCGGAGGCCGGGGGCGCACCGGCACGGCGCTCGCGTGCATCGCCGTCCTCGACGGCGTCCCGCCCGACGCGGCGGTGGCCTACGTCCGCGCCCACTACGACCGGCACGCGGTGGAGACACCCTGGCAGCGCCGCTACGTACGGCGGTTCCGGGAACGCTAG
- a CDS encoding methyltransferase domain-containing protein: MPKETAVYTHGHHESVLRSHTWRTAENSAAYLLGELRPGAEVLDVGCGPGTITADFAALVAPGRVTAVDAAEDVLDRARAHAAERGLDNVRFAVADVHQLDFPDDSFDVVHAHQVLQHVGDPVQALREMRRVCRPGGVVAARDSDYGAFTWYPALPGLTEWQRLYSRVARANGGEPDAGRHLKSWARRAGFTDVTCTAGTWCFATPAERAWWSGLWADRTTASVYARLAVEGGHATPERLDAAAQAWREWGADEDAWFMVPHGEIVCRVE; the protein is encoded by the coding sequence ATGCCGAAGGAGACCGCCGTGTACACCCACGGCCACCATGAGTCCGTCCTGCGCTCGCACACCTGGCGCACGGCGGAGAACTCGGCCGCCTACCTGCTCGGTGAACTGCGGCCCGGTGCCGAGGTCCTGGACGTCGGCTGCGGTCCCGGCACCATCACCGCCGACTTCGCCGCCCTGGTCGCCCCCGGCCGGGTGACGGCCGTCGACGCCGCCGAGGACGTGCTGGACCGGGCCCGCGCGCACGCGGCGGAACGCGGCCTGGACAATGTCCGGTTCGCGGTCGCCGACGTCCACCAACTGGACTTCCCCGACGACTCGTTCGACGTCGTCCACGCCCACCAGGTCCTCCAGCACGTCGGCGACCCGGTCCAGGCGCTGCGCGAGATGCGCCGGGTGTGCCGCCCCGGGGGCGTGGTCGCCGCGCGCGACAGCGACTACGGCGCGTTCACCTGGTACCCCGCGCTCCCGGGGCTGACCGAGTGGCAGCGGCTGTACTCCCGTGTCGCCCGCGCCAACGGCGGCGAGCCGGACGCCGGACGGCACCTCAAGTCCTGGGCCCGCCGGGCCGGTTTCACCGACGTCACCTGCACGGCCGGCACCTGGTGCTTCGCCACCCCGGCCGAACGCGCCTGGTGGAGCGGACTGTGGGCGGACCGCACCACGGCCTCCGTGTACGCCCGCCTCGCGGTCGAGGGCGGCCACGCGACCCCCGAGCGGCTCGACGCCGCGGCGCAGGCGTGGCGGGAGTGGGGCGCCGACGAGGACGCGTGGTTCATGGTGCCGCACGGCGAGATCGTGTGCCGGGTGGAGTGA
- a CDS encoding cation diffusion facilitator family transporter has protein sequence MEGTGHHHHHPRRGARLRHRAGHVVRPHGHEPADRVDAAMEASRDGMRTLWISLAVLGATTAVQAVIVALSGSVALLGDTVHNAADALTAVPLGIAFVLGRRAADRRYTYGYGRAEDLAGIVIVATIAASAVVAAWTAFDRLLHPRDVGHLWAVAAAALAGFAGNEWVARYRIRTGRRIGSAALVADGLHARADGFTSLAVLLGAGGAALGWRAADPVVGLLITVAILVVLWDAARQVCRRLMDAVDPALVDAAHTALRSVEGVLGTGQVRMRWIGHSLRAEAEIVVAPELTVVEAHRLAVAAEHALLHAVPRLTAVTVHTDHPAPDGDPHAELAHHGRTAVPGG, from the coding sequence ATGGAGGGGACGGGGCACCATCACCATCACCCCCGGCGCGGTGCGCGGTTGCGGCACCGGGCGGGGCATGTCGTACGGCCGCACGGGCACGAACCGGCCGACCGGGTCGACGCGGCCATGGAGGCGTCGCGGGACGGGATGCGCACGCTGTGGATCTCGCTCGCCGTGCTGGGCGCCACGACGGCCGTGCAGGCGGTGATCGTCGCGCTGTCCGGGTCGGTGGCACTGCTGGGCGACACCGTGCACAACGCCGCCGACGCGCTGACCGCCGTACCGCTCGGGATCGCGTTCGTGCTGGGGCGGCGCGCCGCCGACCGGCGCTACACCTACGGGTACGGGCGCGCCGAGGATCTCGCGGGGATCGTGATCGTCGCGACGATCGCGGCCTCCGCGGTGGTGGCCGCCTGGACGGCCTTCGACCGCCTGCTGCACCCGCGCGACGTGGGGCATCTGTGGGCGGTGGCCGCCGCGGCACTGGCCGGCTTCGCCGGGAACGAGTGGGTGGCGCGGTACCGGATCCGGACGGGGCGCCGGATCGGATCCGCCGCGCTCGTCGCGGACGGACTGCACGCCCGGGCCGACGGGTTCACCTCGCTGGCCGTGCTGCTCGGCGCGGGCGGCGCCGCGCTGGGGTGGCGTGCGGCCGACCCGGTGGTGGGGCTGCTGATCACCGTCGCGATCCTGGTGGTCCTGTGGGACGCCGCCCGCCAGGTGTGCCGGCGGCTGATGGACGCGGTGGACCCGGCGCTCGTCGACGCGGCGCACACGGCGCTGCGGTCGGTCGAGGGGGTGCTGGGGACGGGGCAGGTCCGGATGCGGTGGATCGGCCACAGCCTGCGGGCCGAGGCCGAGATCGTGGTCGCCCCCGAACTGACCGTCGTCGAGGCCCACCGGCTGGCGGTCGCGGCCGAGCACGCGCTGCTGCACGCCGTGCCCCGGCTGACGGCCGTCACCGTGCACACGGACCACCCGGCCCCCGACGGCGATCCGCACGCGGAGCTCGCGCACCACGGACGGACGGCCGTGCCGGGCGGCTGA
- a CDS encoding VOC family protein, with the protein MEILGTTLRICVDDLDTSAAFYERLTGAVPLRFERGGVSVAAVGCFLLMSGPEAELEVLRKVSATIAVEDVDAAYTTLTGNGAQVIAGPVPTPAGRNLIAVHPDGSVFEYVDRRVVQQ; encoded by the coding sequence ATGGAGATCCTCGGAACGACCCTGCGCATCTGTGTCGACGACCTGGACACCTCGGCCGCCTTCTACGAACGGCTCACCGGGGCCGTCCCGCTGCGGTTCGAGCGCGGCGGGGTGTCCGTCGCGGCGGTCGGCTGCTTCCTGCTGATGAGCGGTCCGGAGGCGGAGCTGGAGGTGCTGCGCAAGGTGTCGGCGACGATCGCGGTGGAGGACGTGGACGCCGCGTACACCACGCTCACCGGCAACGGCGCCCAGGTGATCGCGGGCCCCGTCCCGACCCCCGCGGGCCGCAACCTGATCGCGGTGCACCCGGACGGATCGGTCTTCGAGTACGTGGACCGCAGGGTCGTCCAGCAGTAG
- a CDS encoding DUF6368 family protein: MSGPVLVIELPEPVSPAGMRRFRALMAGLSSRCEEKRPGSFDVHVAVERLGIAPSREDPAWTYPLSLLGGAPDEGLAALAGPDPRRDDPNRPFDVYLMGPGVGDEGIFEAEHADAPAVPAVLGFTPTHAVNVSAACNRPVDHLATALLTAAVMDVIGGVACAELRDGQASLVAELPGLLGFTGEDPPDALGSADFLRAWAALPGFRLLK; encoded by the coding sequence ATGTCAGGTCCCGTACTCGTCATCGAACTGCCGGAGCCCGTCTCCCCCGCCGGGATGCGGCGGTTCCGTGCCCTCATGGCAGGCCTCTCCTCGCGCTGCGAGGAGAAGCGGCCGGGGTCCTTCGACGTGCACGTGGCGGTGGAGCGCCTCGGCATCGCACCTTCGCGGGAGGATCCCGCGTGGACGTATCCGCTCTCCCTCCTCGGCGGTGCCCCCGACGAAGGGCTCGCGGCACTGGCTGGCCCAGACCCCCGGCGCGACGACCCGAACCGGCCCTTCGACGTCTACCTGATGGGCCCCGGCGTCGGCGACGAAGGCATCTTCGAGGCGGAGCACGCGGACGCGCCGGCGGTGCCCGCCGTCCTCGGCTTCACTCCCACCCACGCCGTCAACGTGAGCGCGGCCTGCAACCGGCCCGTCGACCATCTGGCCACCGCGCTGCTCACCGCGGCCGTGATGGACGTCATCGGCGGTGTGGCCTGTGCCGAGCTGAGGGACGGGCAGGCTTCACTGGTGGCCGAACTCCCCGGCCTGCTGGGGTTCACCGGCGAGGACCCCCCGGACGCGCTGGGCTCCGCCGACTTCCTGAGGGCCTGGGCCGCGCTGCCCGGCTTCCGACTGCTGAAGTAG